The proteins below are encoded in one region of Colletotrichum lupini chromosome 5, complete sequence:
- a CDS encoding 4-aminobutyrate aminotransferase: PIHEFDVPAFDWLVAPFPQFQYPLDQFATENAAEEKRCLEETELVLDEANDTVAAVVIEPVQAGGSDNHASPAFLRGLRALTKRKSVLTIADEFQTGVGATGKFWAHEHWNLPSPPDTVTFSKTAQAADFSSATLVYGLTSRTGSSNTWVGDLVRALLFKAIHGEIEKHGLVEQTARIGSHLYRELEALADKYPQNVLNPRGKDRGTFIAWDCPRREEVLGQAKSKGVNMGGSGDAAIRSRPMLVFERHHADIFLDVLEGVFKRLS, encoded by the exons CCGATTCACGAATTCGACGTGCCGGCTTTCGACTGGCTTGTGGCTCCTTTCCCGCAGTTCCAGTACCCCCTCGACCAATTTGCAACTGAGAATGCTGCTGAGGAGAAGAGGTGCCTCGAGGAAACGGAGCTTGTGCTCGACGAGGCTAACGACACCGTCGCGGCAGTGGTCATTGAACCTGTGCAAGCCGGGGGCAGCGACAATCATGCGTCCCCTGCCTTCCTCCGCGGTCTTCGTGCGCTTACCAAGCGCAAGAGCGTGTTAACGATCGCCGATGAATTTCAAACAGGAGTAGGTGCAACTGGCAAGTTCTGGGCCCACGAGCACTGGAATCTCCCGTCTCCGCCAGACACGGTCACCTTCTCGAAGACGGCGCAGGCGGCGGATTTCTCTTCAGCGACGCTGGTCTACGGCCTGACAAGCCGAACCGGCAGCTCAAATACTTGGGTAGGCGATCTCGTGCGTGCGCTACTGTTCAAAGCGATTCATGGAGAGATTGAGAAGCACGGGTTGGTTGAGCAAACGGCGCGGATCGGCAGTCACCTGTACCGAGAGCTGGAGGCGCTGGCGGACAAGTACCCGCAAAACGTATTGAACCCTCGTGGCAAGGATCGCGGGACGTTTATTGCGTGGGACTGTCCGCGAAGGGAGGAGGTTTTGGGCCAGGCCAAATCGAAGGGGGTGAACATGGGTGGCAGCGGAGATGCTGCAATCCGATCACGGCCGATGTTGGTGTTTGAGAGGCATCATG CCGACATTTTCCTCGACGTCTTGGAAGGGGTATTCAAGCGGCTATCGTAG
- a CDS encoding aldehyde dehydrogenase produces the protein MVNIFLTGATGYIGGSVLSLLAKSHPEYAVRALVRDSAKGKIITGAFNKVEIVEGDLDDVETITREASNADVVVHLAASGHLKSVETIHKALSSKSAEQKSSHWIQISGASALAAAELADKSRSPGSASDLVFNDLTGIDELRSFIQNYPSRAVDNYLLKVAADEPRVNTALVFPPIIYGRGLGPVNQRSVQIPSLAKATLDRGHGVRVGKGLSRWGNVHVEDVAQLIAQLVERAAEAKGEAEVWNENGLYLTGVGEISFGEISKLVASAAAKKGLISKDEVEEVGPEEANKVLPHGTVLFGTNARSEALRAKKVLGWAPTGESLEEDIPKAVSWEAPEVQHSGGGDSAPHLPSRDSLPLVLMRRFYEEGLPDHSELHCSAMVNHKSQSLRGPDKMRVLTAYSGRPPDECLLETLAQFSYPPLRGRGKLDPAWQATPILNRYSVRQIEAKLALITIPSLLIELPREINLVSKWTQPTGLFINNEFVPSSSGQTIPAIDPATEEEIARVHAATEDDVDKAVKAAAAALKAPSWKALSASDRGILMARLADLMESNKELLATIDAWDNGKTYQEALTNDMVEAVGVIRYYSGWCDKIFGQTISLPNKFAYTVRQPVGVVGQIIPWKLGPALACGNTVVLKAAEQTPLSILVFGRLIKEAGFPPGVVNFINGLGKDAGAALVSHPLVDKVAFTGSTATATNIMKMASATLKNITLETGGKSPLLVFNDADLEQAVRWSHMGIMSNQGQICTATSRILVQQDIYDNFVARFIDEVHKTSKVGNQWDAETYQGPQVSKQQYDRIMSYFQIGRDEGATIKTGGERPTHLGDKGYYVAPTVFTDVKSDMKIWREEIFGPVVVTQKFGDEAEAVSIANDSVYGLGAAVFTTNLEKAHRVAAEIEAGMVVPFGGVKQSGIGRELALDIRSIIAFKCFGRHHNYSCGISKEDDAIQKGSFPKVATLPHQRFSQGFPMAQDGERAADGKPVNFGLVLFPAFQSLDVFGPLDALNMLSGSYKMNLYIIADTLDPVPTRVKDDSHISNFCESVVPTHTFQTAPPLDVLIVPGGQGTRNPGISTAIDFVKERFDSLQYLLTVCTGAGVAARAGVLDGRRATTNKLSWDQTIALRPQVNWIHKARWVQDGNVWTSSGISAGIDLAFAWIGAVYGKDVAKNIANRMEYTPVEDPSWDPFADLWGSSK, from the exons ATGGTCAACATCTTCCT GACCGGAGCGACGGGCTACATCGGAGGCAGTGTCCTGTCTTTGCTCGCCAAGTCGCACCCCGAGTATGCGGTGAGAGCGCTAGTCCGCGACAGCGCCAAGGGAAAGATTATCACCGGCGCCTTCAACAAGGTCGAGATCGTAGAGGGTGATCTTGACGATGTTGAGACCATCACTCGGGAAGCTTCTAATGCCGATGTCGTTGTCC ATCTGGCTGCGTCTGGACATTTGAAGAGTGTTGAGACCATTCACAAGGCTTTGTCGTCCAAGTCGGCAGAGCAGAAGTCAT CGCACTGGATCCAGATCTCTGGCGCCAGCGCCCTTGCCGCAGCAGAACTCGCCGACAAGTCTCGCAGTCCAGGCTCGGCGAGCGACCTGGTCTTCAACGACCTGACCGGTATCGACGAACTGCGATCGTTCATCCAAAATTACCCGAGTCGTGCCGTCGACAACTACCTCCTCAAAGTCGCCGCCGATGAGCCCAGGGTCAACACGGCACTAGTGTTCCCACCCATCATCTACGGCCGGGGACTCGGCCCTGTCAACCAGCGCAGCGTGCAGATCCCGTCGCTGGCGAAAGCCACGCTGGATCGCGGTCATGGGGTACGAGTCGGCAAGGGCCTGAGCCGATGGGGAAATGTGCATGTTGAGGACGTTGCACAGTTGATTGCCCAGCTTGTCGAGCGAGCTGCGGAGGCGAAGGGTGAGGCGGAGGTTTGGAACGAGAACGGACTGTATCTCACTGGTGTTGGTGAAATT TCCTTTGGCGAAATCTCGAAATTGGTTGCCTCCGCTGCTGCTAAGAAGGGTCTCATTTCAAAAGACGAGGTGGAGGAAGTTGGACCCGAAGAAGCGAACAAGGTGCTGCCACACGGAACGGTGCTCTTTGGAACAAATGCTCGCAGCGAGGCACTTAGGGCTAAGAAGGTACTGGGTTGGGCGCCGACAGGCGAGAGTTTGGAGGAAGATATCCCCAAAGCTGTGTCTTGGGAAGCTCCCGAGGTTCAGCACA GTGGTGGTGGAGACTCAGCCCCTCATCTCCCCTCCCGAGACTCACTGCCCCTCGTTTTGATGCGCAGATTCTATGAGGAAGGTCTCCCCGATCATTCGGAGCTTCACTGCTCTGCCATGGTCAACCACAA ATCTCAGTCGCTTCGCGGTCCCGATAAGATGAGAGTCTTGACGGCTTACTCCGGGAGGCCACCCGATGAATGTCTTTTGGAAACGCTGGCTCAATTCAGCTATCCCCCATTGCGGGGGAGGGGTAAGTTAGACCCCGCCTGGCAGGCTACGCCGATACTGAACAGATACAGCGTCAGGCAGATTGAAGCT AAGCTGGCCCTCATCACCATTCCAAGTCTGCTGATTGAACTTCCGAGAGAAATCAATCTGGTCTCA AAGTGGACTCAGCCAACCGGCCTGTTCATCAACAACGAATTCGTTCCCTCATCCTCCGGGCAGACCATTCCTGCCATTGATCCAGC GACCGAAGAAGAAATCGCGAGAGTTCATGCAGCGACCGAAGACGATGTCGACAAGGCCGTTAAGGCCGCCGCTGCGGCGCTGAAGGCGCCCTCCTGGAAGGCGCTGTCGGCTTCAGACAGAGGCATACTCATGGCCCGTCTTGCGGACCTAATGGAGTCGAATAAGGAATTGCTCGCAACCATCGACGCTTGGGATAACG GCAAGACATACCAAGAGGCATTGACAAACGACATGGTCGAAGCCGTCGGAGTTATCCGCTACTACAGCGGTTGGTGCGACAAGATCTTTGGCCAGACGATCAGCCTGCCAAACAAGTTCGCCTACACCGTCCGCCAGCCCGTTGGGGTTGTAGGTCAAATCATTCC ATGGAAGCTCGGTCCCGCGCTAGCCTGCGGAAATACCGTTGTTCTGAAGGCCGCTGAACAGACTCCCCTTAGCATTCTGGTCTTCGGTCGCCTCATCAAGGAAGCTGGCTTCCCGCCAGGCGTCGTGAACTTCATCAATGGTCTGGGTAAAGATGCTGGTGCAGCCCTCGTCTCCCATCCCTTGGTTGATAAAGTCGCGTTTACGGGATCAACGGCGACCGCGACCAACATCATGAAGATGGCATCTGCAACACTGAAGAACATCACCCTCGAGACGGGCGGGAAATCGCCGCTGTTGGTCTTCAACGACGCGGATCTCGAGCAGGCTGTTCGGTGGTCACACATGGGCATCATGTCCAACCAAGGGCAAATTTGCACAGCCACGTCACGAATTCTCGTGCAGCAGGATATATACGACAACTTTGTCGCGAGATTCATCGACGAGGTCCACAAGACAAGTAAAGTCGGCAACCAGTGGGATGCTGAAACTTACCAGGGCCCGCAAGTTTCGAAGCAGCAATACGATCGCATCATGTCCTACTTCCAGATCGGCCGTGATGAAGGAGCTACAATCAAGACTGGCGGCGAAAGGCCGACGCATCTGGGCGATAAGGGTTACTATGTTGCGCCGACCGTCTTCACCGACGTCAAGAGCGACATGAAGATATGGCGCGAGGAAATCTTCGGCCCTGTCGTCGTGACCCAAAAGTTTGGCGACGAGGCCGAGGCGGTGTCGATTGCCAATGACAGTGTCTATGGCCTCGGCGCAGCAGTCTTCACGACAAACTTGGAAAAGGCCCATCGCGTGGCTGCTGAGATCGAGGCGGGTATGGT GGTCCCCTTTGGCGGCGTGAAGCAGAGCGGCATCGGGCGGGAGCTTG CTCTAGATATTAGAAGCATCATCGCATTCAAGTGCTTCGGCAGACACCACAACTACTCCTGTGGGATTTCGAAGGAAGATGACGCGATTCAGAAGGGGTCTTTTCCCA AAGTCGCAACCTTGCCACATCA AAGGTTCAGCCAAGGCTTTCCAATGGCTCAGGATGGCGAGCGCGCCGCTGATG GCAAACCCGTCAACTTTGGCCTCGTACTCTTCCCAGCCTTTCAGTCCCTTGACGTCTTCGGGCCCTTAGACGCCCTCAACATGCTATCAGGCTCATACAAAATGAACCTCTACATCATTGCAGATACCCTAGACCCGGTGCCAACAAGGGTCAAGGACGACAGCCACATCTCAAACTTCTGCGAGAGCGTCGTCCCAACACACACATTTCAGACCGCCCCGCCCCTTGACGTCCTCATCGTCCCCGGCGGGCAGGGGACTCGGAACCCGGGCATCAGCACCGCAATCGACTTTGTCAAGGAGCGCTTCGACTCGCTGCAGTACTTACTGACCGTCTGTACCGGCGCCGGAGTCGCGGCACGGGCGGGCGTGCTAGATGGGCGGAGGGCGACGACGAATAAGCTCTCGTGGGACCAGACGATTGCGCTGCGACCGCAGGTTAACTGGATTCACAAGGCAAGGTGGGTGCAGGATGGGAATGTGTGGACGTCTTCAGGCATTAGTGCAGGCATCGATCTGGCATTTGCGTGGATCGGAGCCGTGTATGGGAAGGATGTTGCAAAGAACATCGCCAACAGAATGGAGTATACGCCTGTTGAGGACCCAAGCTGGGATCCGTTTGCTGACTTGTGGGGGTCATCAAAGTAA
- a CDS encoding 4-aminobutyrate aminotransferase, with product MAFRHPGSLTLAAIFRQWPRVVAGVRTVSATSSNRASAIFSNEPSRPKIMTSSLPKPKVKAGLAELEEVFDTRSANISVDYKRSTGNCRFAQIASIPLEDNNPELNRASVSPVVVRAIASRPALGSFPSADYADLLKTGILKATPQGLNQIFTAITGSDANETAYKAACIWEGAREPVTRYGCG from the exons ATGGCATTCAGGCACCCTGGATCACTTACACTAGCCGCTATATTCCGACAGTGGCCTCGAGTTGTGGCTGGCGTGCGGACAGTCTCGGCTACATCAAGCAACCGCGCATCTGCCATCTTCTCGAACGAGCCTTCCAGGCCAAAGATAATGACATCCTCACTTCCCAAACCTAAAGTAAAGGCCGGTCTCGCAGAGTTGGAGGAAGTTTTTGATACCAGAAGTGCGAACATTTCGGTCGACTACAAGAGGTCGACAGGTAACTG TAGATTTGCCCAAATCGCCTCAATTCCTCTCGAGGATAACAATCCAGAACTCAACCGCGCCTCTGTAAGCCCAGTCGTGGTCCGCGCCATCGCCAGCCGGCCAGCACTCGGAAGTTTTCCATCGGCAGACTACGCAGACCTCCTCAAGACCGGCATCTTGAAAGCCACGCCGCAAGGTCTAAATCAAATCTTCACGGCAATCACAGGATCTGACGCAAACGAGACAGCGTACAAGGCCGCCTGCATTTGGGAAGGGGCCAGGGAACCTGTCACGAGATATGGATGTGGTTAA
- a CDS encoding glutamine synthetase: MDPAKLTGQALLTHTIQTTPIIDNHAHPLLDLDAIGRYPLLSITTEAHGDAIHASLTSLAHLRAVKQLSKILRCEPSWEAVVNAIEAKRIEDYDAWVSECLNGIESVLVDDGLDGENAVYPYTYFSDLTRSPAKRIVRIEKIAADIINNHLPTDEHAPRTAKDAGSVFEKALKAFDHSIVEAIADPEVVGFKSVICYRTGLGIPRRPDAAAARKVFEEIHETHTKGTDKAFTRVNHRGLNEYLVHRLACLIRNASGSGKKPIQFHTGLGDNDITLTSASHSHLQDFIRQYPTVPIVLLHASYPFMREAGYLASVYANVYTDIGEIFPFLSRDGQETAVRQVLELCPWSKILWSTDGHWFPETYLLAVLQVREVLEKVLSEYSRKGHMTWREATQLVKDILFNNSNRVYHLGLEFSFDETIANPRRLSGRSDLDILEAFLDGKKPPQYLRIYWNDLTATPRVRAIPMRKVLSVMNEDGDFSISITKASLGLLQNDHVVPGVSGTGEYRLHPDFTSLQEGPREGHISVFGDFREYDGSAVTFCPRSLLQRVIEIAARHGLTFSLGFEIELVLLERVDNSFEKYKTLSNDGHAWSTSRMMDHTVFAKVIEKAVAELDADGIYIEQVHPESAAGQFEVILPQAPPLEAVDTLLYVREVISSIAAAEGYRMTLHPKPYPTACGTAAHVHMSINSAAGSKPETYKPFYAGILRHLRAITAFTYSNPVSYERVQDGCWAGGRWVTWGTQNRETPLRKIENSHWEVKCMDGIANPYLALAALLGAGTHGVIEGEKMTWGDCEVDPASLTPNDRKELGVEQMLPSGLPEALKALRADDVMNELLGEDLIERYITVKEEEMKNLEAISSDDRRQWILERY, encoded by the exons ATGGATCCCGCGAAGCTTACTGGTCAGGCACTCCTCACCCACACCATTCAGACGACGCCCATCATCGACAACCATGCGCATCCTCTTCTAGATCTCGATGCAATTGGCCGCTACCCTCTTCTATCAATCACCACTGAAGCTCACGGCGATGCAATCCACGCCTCACTGACCAGTCTGGCCCATTTGCGCGCCGTCAAACAGCTCTCCAAGATCCTTCGATGCGAGCCGAGCTGGGAAGCCGTCGTGAATGCTATTGAGGCGAAACGCATCGAGGATTATGATGCCTGGGTCTCGGAATGCCTCAATGGAATTGAATCAGTTCTGGTCGATGATGGTTTAGATGGCGAGAATGCGGTCTATCCTTACACGTACTTCAGCGACCTTACACGCAGCCCCGCTAAGAGGATTGTGCGCATCGAGAAGATTGCGGCAGACATTATCAATAACCATCTCCCCACGGATGAGCATGCTCCAAGGACAGCCAAAGACGCCGGGTCTGTGTTTGAAAAGGCATTGAAAGCGTTCGATCACAGTATTGTGGAGGCTATAGCTGATCCGGAAGTTGTTGGCTTCAAGTCCGTGATTTGCTACCGCACTGGCTTGGGTATTCCCAGGAGACCTGACGCTGCTGCGGCTCGCAAGGTATTTGAGGAGATCCATGAGACACATACTAAAGGCACTGACAAGGCATTCACACGCGTCAATCATCGTGGGCTTAATGAGTACCTGGTGCACAGATTGGCTTGTCTCATCAGGAATGCTTCAGGCTCTGGCAAGAAGCCAATCCAATTTCACACTGGCCTCGGCGACAACGACATCACTCTCACTTCCGCTTCCCATTCACATCTACAGGACTTCATTCGCCAGTATCCCACAGTTCCCATCGTACTCCTGCATGCTAGCTATCCCTTCATGAGAGAGGCCGGATACTTGGCGTCTGTGTACGCCAACGTCTACACTGATATTGGCGAGATATTTCCGTTTCTGAGCAGAGATGGCCAGGAAACTGCCGTGCGGCAGGTCTTAGAGTTGTGTCCCTGGTCTAAGATATTGTGGAGCACTGATGGGCATTGGTTCCCAGAAACTTACCTACTCGCCGTCCTTCAAGTGCGGGAGGTCTTGGAAAAG GTCTTGTCTGAATATTCCCGCAAGGGACACATGACCTGGCGGGAAGCAACTCAACTAGTCAAAGACATCCTCTTCAACAACTCCAACCGTGTGTACCATCTCGGACTAGAGTTCAGCTTCGATGAAACAATTGCGAACCCGAGAAGACTGTCAGGAAGAAGCGATCTTGACATCCTCGAAGCTTTCCTGGATGGAAAAAAGCCACCTCAATACCTGCGCATCTACTGGAATGACCTGACAGCAACACCACGAGTTCGCGCAATACCAATGCGCAAAGTTCTCTCTGTAATGAACGAAGACGGTGACTTCTCCATTAGTATCACAAAAGCAAGTCTCGGACTGTTGCAGAACGACCACGTGGTCCCAGGGGTATCTGGCACCGGAGAGTACCGCCTACATCCCGACTTCACCTCACTTCAGGAGGGTCCCAGAGAAGGTCATATCAGCGTCTTTGGCGATTTCAGAGAGTATGACGGCTCTGCTGTAACCTTCTGCCCGCGATCCTTACTGCAAAGGGTGATCGAGATAGCTGCCCGACATGGGTTGACCTTCAGTCTCGGATTTGAGATTGAGCTGGTTCTCCTCGAGCGCGTAGATAACTCTTTCGAAAAGTACAAAACTCTTAGCAATGACGGACACGCATGGTCTACCTCCCGCATGATGGATCACACTGTCTTCGCCAAAGTCATTGAGAAGGCTGTGGCCGAGCTAGACGCAGACGGCATCTACATCGAACAAGTGCACCCTGAGAGTGCGGCCGGCCAGTTCGAAGTCATCCTTCCCCAGGCACCTCCCCTCGAAGCAGTCGACACATTGCTTTACGTCCGTGAAGTCATCTCAAGCATCGCCGCCGCAGAAGGCTACAGGATGACTCTTCACCCCAAACCATATCCGACAGCCTGCGGCACCGCAGCCCATGTGCACATGTCAATTAACTCCGCTGCAGGCTCAAAGCCAGAGACGTACAAACCATTTTATGCCGGGATCTTGAGGCACCTTCGCGCGATCACGGCCTTCACATACAGCAACCCTGTCAGCTACGAGAGAGTCCAAGATGGTTGCTGGGCCGGGGGTCGTTGGGTTACGTGGGGCACCCAGAACAGAGAGACGCCGCTGCGCAAGATTGAGAACAGCCATTGGGAGGTTAAGTGTATGGACGGCATCGCAAATCCGTACCTTGCACTCGCTGCACTCCTGGGCGCAGGCACACACGGTGTCATCGAAGGCGAGAAGATGACCTGGGGCGATTGCGAGGTTGACCCTGCGTCTTTGACGCCGAATGACCGGAAGGAGCTGGGCGTCGAGCAGATGCTTCCCTCAGGTCTGCCAGAGGCGCTCAAAGCTCTCCGCGCGGACGATGTCATGAACGAGCTGCTTGGTGAGGACTTGATAGAGAGATACATCACAGTTAAGGAGGAGGAAATGAAGAACCTGGAGGCTATTAGTAGTGATGATCGCCGACAGTGGATCTTGGAGCGATACTAG